The genomic window AGATAGGACTCGATCTGCGACATGAAGTCCATGGCCACGCCGACCACGATCAAAAGCGACGTGCCGCCGAAATAAAAAGGCACGTTGAACTGCTGGATCAGCACCATGGGCAGCACGCAGACAAGCGAGATGTACATCGACCCCCACAGCGTGATACGCGCCAGGACCTTGTCGATGTATTCCTTGGTCTTGAGCCCGGGCCGGATGCCGGGAATGAACCCGCCCTGCTTGCGGATGTTCTCGGCGATATCGGCCGGGTCGAAGATGATGGCCGTATAGAAATAGCAGAAGAAGACGATCAACGCCACGAAGATGACGTTGTAGGTCATGGTCTGCGGACTGAATAAGCCGGCCACGGTCTTGAGCCATGGCACGCTGGAGAATTCGCCCAGGGTCGCCGGGAAAAGCAGGATCGACGAGGCGAAAATGGGCGGAATGACGCCGGCCGTGTTGACCCGAAGCGGCAAATGGGTCGTCTGGCCGCCGTACATTTTGCGCCCGACCATGCGCTTGGCGTACTGGATGGGGATGCGCCGCTGGCCGCGCTCCATGAAGACGATGGCCACCAGGACCGCCAGCATCAGGGCCACGATGAGCAGCAGCACGAAAAGCGACAGTTCACCGGCCTTGATGAGGTCGAGGGTGGACAGCACCGCCCGGGGCAGCCCGGCCACGATACCGGCGTAGATGATCATGGAGATGCCGTTGCCGATGCCCTTTTCGGTCATCTGCTCGCCGAGCCACATCAGAAAGACGGTGCCGGCGGTCAGCGTCACAATGGTCATGAGCCGAAAGCCCCAGCCCGCCGCCAGCACCACCGGCGCGCCCGTGGGGCTGGCCATGCTCTCCAGGCCCACGGCGATGCCGAAGCCCTGGATGATGGTGATGAGCACCGTGCCGTAGCGCGTGTACTGGGTGATCTTCTTGCGTCCGGCCGCCCCCTCTTCCTTTTGCATCTTGGCCAGCTCGGGGCTGACCACGGTCAGCAGCTGGATGATGATGGAGGCGGAGATGTAGGGCATGATCCCCAAGGCGAAGATGGAAAGGTTGCGCAGCCCTCCGCCGGAGAACATGTCGAACAGGCCAAAGAGGGTGTTCTTGGCGCTTTCGAAAAAGTCCGCCAGGGCGGCCGAATCCACGCCAGGCACGGGCACATGCACACCGATGCGGTAGACGGCCACCAAAACGAAGGTCCACAGGAGCTTTTTTTTCAGCTCCGGCAGACGGGCCAGGTTTTCGACTCCGGTAAGGGCCACGGCAACTTCCGTTTATTCGCTAGGGGTTTCGGCTTCTTCGGTGGCGACCCCGAGGGTCACGACCTTGCCGCCGGCATTGGTGATTTTCTCGGCGGCCTTGGCGCTGAAGCGGTGGGCTTCGACGGTGATGGCGGTCGAGATCTCGCCCTGGCTCAGGATCTTCACCAGCGCCCCGGGCAGGGCCAGGCCGCGCGCGTAGATGTCGTCCAGGCTGATGGACGCCTGGCCCTCGAAGGCGGCCAGCAGTCGCTCGATATTGAGCGGCTGGTAGACGACCTTGAACTTGAAGTTCTTGAAACCACGCTTGGGCAGGCGGCGGGCCAAGGGCATCTGGCCGCCCTCGAACCAGGGGCGCTCGGACACGCCGGCCCGGGCGTTCTGGCCCTTGTTCCCCTTGCCGGCGGTGCAGCCCTGCCCGGTGGCGCGGCCGCGGCCGAGGCGCTTGCGGTTCTGGCGTTCCTCGGGGAAAGGATAGAGTTCGTGCAGCTTCATGACTCGGTCACCTCAACAAGGTGCTGGACCTTGGCGATCATGCCGACAACGGTGTCGCTTTTATCGAAGGAGCGCGCCTGCCGGATTTTCTTGAGCCCCAGGGCGGCCAGGGTGGCGCGCTGCTTGGGCGTATTGCCGAAACGGCTCCTCACCAGGGTCACGGTAATGGTTGCCATGGCGGAATTCCTTATTTGCGCGGGGTGGCCAGGGCCTTGCCGCGCATGGCGCCGACGGAATCGGCGCTGCGAAGCGAAGCCAGGCCTTCCATGGTGGCGCGCAGGACGTTGTGCGGATTGTTGGTGCCGATGGCCTTGGTCAGGATGTCGTGGACGCCGCAGGCTTCCATGATGGCCCGCACCGGGCCGCCGGCGATGATGCCGGTTCCCTTGGAGGCGGGCTTGAGCATGACGCGGCCGGCGCCGAACTGGCCCAGGACCTCGTAAGGCAGGGTGCCGTCCAGTAGCGGAATGCGGATCATGCCCTTGCGCGCCTGCTCGGTGGCCTTGCGGATGGCTTCCGGGACTTCGTTGGCCTTGCCCAGGCCGTAGCCCACGGAGCCCTTGCCGTCGCCGACGACCACCAGGGCGGAGAAGCTGAAGCGCCGGCCGCCCTTGACGACCTTGGCCACGCGGTTGAGGTAGACGATCTTTTCGATCTGTCCCAGGTCGGACTGCTGGTCCATGCCATCTTCCTTGACGCGCTTATTAGAATTTGAGGCCGCCATCCCGCGCTCCGTCGGCCAGGGCTTTGATCCGGCCGTGATAGATGTAGCCGTTGCGGTCGAAAACCAC from Solidesulfovibrio sp. includes these protein-coding regions:
- the secY gene encoding preprotein translocase subunit SecY is translated as MALTGVENLARLPELKKKLLWTFVLVAVYRIGVHVPVPGVDSAALADFFESAKNTLFGLFDMFSGGGLRNLSIFALGIMPYISASIIIQLLTVVSPELAKMQKEEGAAGRKKITQYTRYGTVLITIIQGFGIAVGLESMASPTGAPVVLAAGWGFRLMTIVTLTAGTVFLMWLGEQMTEKGIGNGISMIIYAGIVAGLPRAVLSTLDLIKAGELSLFVLLLIVALMLAVLVAIVFMERGQRRIPIQYAKRMVGRKMYGGQTTHLPLRVNTAGVIPPIFASSILLFPATLGEFSSVPWLKTVAGLFSPQTMTYNVIFVALIVFFCYFYTAIIFDPADIAENIRKQGGFIPGIRPGLKTKEYIDKVLARITLWGSMYISLVCVLPMVLIQQFNVPFYFGGTSLLIVVGVAMDFMSQIESYLISRQYEGLMQKGRIKGRQ
- the rplO gene encoding 50S ribosomal protein L15, translated to MKLHELYPFPEERQNRKRLGRGRATGQGCTAGKGNKGQNARAGVSERPWFEGGQMPLARRLPKRGFKNFKFKVVYQPLNIERLLAAFEGQASISLDDIYARGLALPGALVKILSQGEISTAITVEAHRFSAKAAEKITNAGGKVVTLGVATEEAETPSE
- the rpmD gene encoding 50S ribosomal protein L30, which encodes MATITVTLVRSRFGNTPKQRATLAALGLKKIRQARSFDKSDTVVGMIAKVQHLVEVTES
- the rpsE gene encoding 30S ribosomal protein S5, which produces MDQQSDLGQIEKIVYLNRVAKVVKGGRRFSFSALVVVGDGKGSVGYGLGKANEVPEAIRKATEQARKGMIRIPLLDGTLPYEVLGQFGAGRVMLKPASKGTGIIAGGPVRAIMEACGVHDILTKAIGTNNPHNVLRATMEGLASLRSADSVGAMRGKALATPRK